In Haladaptatus paucihalophilus DX253, the following proteins share a genomic window:
- a CDS encoding serine hydrolase domain-containing protein — protein sequence MRGSTGDDSLETVLARGLEEGVYPGSVAAVGTTDGIDAVGVVGERDPERGAAMTRETIFDGASLTKPVVTATTALSLVESGVITLSDELRRHVPSLDGYRRGDVRLLELLTHSSGFQPYSFAESWESPSDVLAGLRDRSILEAEPGSRNEYSCLNFVHLAEALRGATDRSLGELAERHVFGPAGMETSRLGPLEDVSNVAATYDHEYRDRILRGEVHDPLGWAMNGQSGNAGLFTTVDDLAAFARAYLAADGTLLSPATVERLQDDWVPDLDTRHSLGWRLADGTYPAPNWSRVGLGHTGYTGTSLWLDHARDRFAVLLTNQVYDGKDTGLIRFRERFHAMVAAGRFD from the coding sequence ATGAGAGGCTCGACAGGAGACGACTCGCTCGAAACGGTTCTCGCACGCGGGTTGGAGGAAGGCGTCTATCCCGGTTCCGTGGCGGCGGTCGGGACGACGGACGGTATCGATGCGGTCGGCGTCGTCGGCGAACGCGACCCCGAGCGCGGCGCGGCGATGACCCGCGAGACGATTTTCGACGGCGCGTCGCTGACGAAACCGGTCGTGACGGCGACGACGGCGCTCTCGCTCGTCGAATCGGGCGTCATCACCCTGTCGGACGAACTCCGACGGCACGTCCCGTCCCTCGACGGTTATCGGCGCGGCGACGTTCGCCTGCTCGAACTGTTGACCCACAGTTCCGGCTTTCAGCCGTACTCGTTCGCGGAATCGTGGGAGTCGCCGAGCGACGTGCTGGCGGGACTTCGGGACCGGTCGATACTCGAAGCCGAACCCGGCAGTCGAAACGAGTACAGTTGTCTCAACTTCGTCCATCTGGCCGAGGCGCTCAGGGGCGCGACCGACCGCTCGCTCGGCGAACTCGCGGAGCGGCACGTGTTCGGTCCCGCGGGGATGGAAACCTCCCGACTCGGGCCGTTGGAAGACGTCTCGAACGTCGCCGCGACCTACGACCACGAGTACCGCGACCGAATCCTCCGCGGAGAAGTCCACGACCCGCTCGGCTGGGCCATGAACGGCCAGAGCGGGAATGCGGGTCTGTTCACGACGGTCGACGACCTCGCGGCGTTCGCCCGGGCGTACCTCGCCGCGGACGGAACGCTGCTCTCTCCGGCCACCGTCGAGCGGTTGCAGGACGACTGGGTGCCGGACCTCGATACCCGCCACAGCCTCGGGTGGCGACTCGCCGACGGGACGTACCCCGCGCCGAACTGGTCGCGCGTCGGACTCGGACACACGGGTTACACCGGCACTTCGCTGTGGCTCGACCACGCCCGCGACCGGTTCGCCGTCCTGCTCACGAATCAGGTGTACGACGGGAAGGACACCGGTCTCATCCGCTTCCGCGAGCGGTTTCACGCGATGGTCGCCGCCGGGCGTTTCGACTGA
- a CDS encoding HAD family hydrolase: MTYDSLLFDVDGVLLAFHPDHPTVYRQAVVETFDAFDVSPEDAHVDAFIAGRTIDEMRRACADLGIDFGRFWPEREANTSRLQSNMMDRGERVPYDDCSVLPDLAAHHDMGVVSSNQHATIEYMLDRFDFAHLFETAYGREPTVEGFEQTKPETYYIEQAMADLDVTDGLYVGDSACDVRAAHRAGLDSAFIRRPHRDGYDLPEDPTYEVESLADLFDLPGIAESA, translated from the coding sequence ATGACCTACGATTCGCTGTTGTTCGACGTGGATGGCGTCCTCCTCGCGTTCCACCCCGACCACCCGACGGTTTACCGGCAGGCCGTCGTGGAGACGTTCGACGCGTTCGACGTGTCGCCCGAGGACGCCCACGTGGACGCCTTCATCGCCGGGAGAACCATCGACGAGATGCGGCGAGCGTGCGCCGACCTCGGCATCGATTTCGGGCGGTTCTGGCCGGAGCGCGAGGCGAACACGTCGCGCCTCCAATCCAATATGATGGACCGCGGCGAGCGGGTCCCCTACGACGACTGTTCGGTTCTCCCGGACCTCGCCGCGCATCACGACATGGGGGTCGTCAGCAGCAACCAACACGCCACCATCGAGTACATGCTCGACCGGTTCGACTTCGCCCACCTGTTCGAGACGGCCTACGGCCGTGAACCGACGGTCGAGGGATTCGAGCAGACCAAACCCGAGACGTACTACATCGAGCAGGCGATGGCCGACCTCGACGTGACCGACGGCCTCTACGTCGGCGACAGCGCCTGTGACGTTCGCGCCGCCCACCGCGCGGGCCTCGACTCGGCGTTCATCCGACGACCACACCGCGATGGCTACGACCTCCCGGAGGACCCGACCTACGAGGTGGAGTCGCTCGCGGACCTCTTCGACCTTCCGGGTATCGCGGAGTCCGCGTAA
- a CDS encoding anhydro-N-acetylmuramic acid kinase, with translation MSERVVVGLMSGTSLDGVDAACCRIRRDGEAIRDYDVTVESFVTREYDSAFRERLERVCSDEGSVAEACRLNVALAAVFADAAEAAADAANLDISAVDAIGSHGQTIRHEPEPRRLPVGDDRRRSTLQIGDGSYIAERTGVTTVADFRTADVAVGGHGAPLVPFADLALLADDESFRVAQNVGGIGNCTALPPGAAREDVTAFDTGPGNMVIDGIVELLTDGERTYDRDGRMACEGTVHDAILDDALDEPYFRAEPPKSTGREQFGRSYAREFVAACRERNCTDEDVVATATALTARSIADAYRRFLSNAPDEIVVSGGGAYNPALLDMLDAEVSAPVRTIDEYGVGSDAKEAAAFALLAAAALDGVPNNVPGATGAARPVVMGKRCPPT, from the coding sequence GTGAGCGAGCGCGTCGTCGTCGGCCTCATGTCGGGCACGTCGCTCGACGGCGTTGATGCGGCCTGCTGTCGGATTCGGAGAGACGGGGAGGCGATACGTGACTACGACGTGACCGTCGAATCGTTCGTCACGCGGGAGTACGATTCGGCCTTCCGAGAGCGACTCGAACGCGTCTGCTCCGACGAGGGGTCCGTCGCCGAGGCCTGTCGGCTGAACGTCGCGCTCGCGGCGGTCTTCGCGGACGCAGCGGAAGCGGCGGCGGACGCCGCGAACCTCGATATCTCGGCCGTGGACGCCATCGGGTCGCACGGCCAGACGATTCGTCACGAACCGGAACCGCGACGACTGCCGGTGGGCGACGACCGACGCCGTTCGACGCTCCAGATAGGCGACGGGAGCTACATCGCCGAGCGAACCGGCGTCACGACGGTCGCGGACTTTCGAACCGCGGACGTGGCGGTCGGCGGACACGGTGCGCCGCTGGTTCCGTTCGCAGACCTCGCCCTGCTCGCCGACGACGAGTCGTTCCGCGTCGCACAGAACGTCGGCGGCATCGGGAACTGCACCGCGTTGCCGCCCGGAGCGGCGCGCGAGGACGTGACCGCCTTCGACACGGGACCCGGAAACATGGTCATCGACGGCATCGTGGAACTCCTGACGGACGGCGAGCGGACGTACGACCGCGACGGTCGGATGGCCTGCGAGGGGACGGTCCACGACGCGATACTCGACGATGCGTTGGACGAGCCATACTTCCGTGCGGAACCGCCGAAATCCACCGGACGGGAGCAGTTCGGCCGCTCGTACGCACGGGAGTTCGTCGCCGCCTGCCGGGAGCGAAACTGCACGGACGAGGACGTCGTGGCGACGGCGACGGCGTTGACGGCCCGCTCCATCGCCGACGCGTACCGGCGATTTCTCTCGAACGCGCCGGACGAAATCGTCGTCTCCGGCGGCGGGGCGTACAACCCCGCGCTCCTCGACATGCTCGACGCCGAGGTGAGCGCCCCGGTCCGAACCATCGACGAGTACGGCGTCGGAAGCGACGCGAAGGAGGCCGCCGCGTTCGCCCTGCTCGCCGCGGCGGCGCTGGACGGCGTGCCGAACAACGTTCCCGGCGCGACCGGTGCGGCCCGACCGGTCGTCATGGGCAAGCGCTGCCCGCCGACGTGA
- a CDS encoding SDR family NAD(P)-dependent oxidoreductase: MDTSTTERSNDVAVVTGAAKGIGRAIAERLADAGTTVIVADVDSDGGEETVARIEENGGTAEFVGTDVSDSADVSAMVEATMERHGSVDVLVNNAGGSFDDGNVADVTDDTWERIIDVNLKGQFLCAREVLPAMVESGGGSMVHVSSINAKLGIGLASYSAAKNGIVALSRLIATQYGRHGVRSNAVCPGSIITDASSEKLTTEGPVREEWLNQYPVGRFGRPEDVAEAAFYLTSEKASFVTGTELVVDGGLSAGLDQRLETMMYDIDEPPTWNCDDN, translated from the coding sequence ATGGACACGAGCACGACAGAGCGGAGTAACGACGTCGCCGTCGTCACGGGCGCGGCGAAGGGTATCGGCCGAGCCATCGCGGAGCGACTCGCGGACGCTGGCACCACCGTCATCGTCGCGGACGTGGACTCGGACGGCGGCGAGGAAACGGTCGCCCGCATCGAGGAGAACGGCGGGACGGCCGAATTCGTCGGGACCGACGTCAGCGATTCGGCGGACGTGTCCGCCATGGTCGAAGCGACGATGGAGCGCCACGGGAGCGTTGACGTCCTCGTGAACAACGCGGGCGGGTCGTTCGACGACGGCAACGTCGCCGACGTGACCGACGACACGTGGGAGCGGATCATCGACGTGAACCTGAAGGGCCAGTTCCTCTGCGCTCGGGAGGTCCTCCCGGCGATGGTCGAATCGGGCGGCGGGTCGATGGTCCACGTCTCGTCCATCAACGCGAAACTCGGCATCGGCCTCGCCTCTTACTCCGCCGCGAAGAACGGCATCGTCGCGCTCTCCCGACTCATCGCCACGCAGTACGGCCGCCACGGCGTCCGCTCGAACGCCGTCTGTCCGGGGAGCATCATCACCGACGCGTCGAGCGAGAAATTGACCACCGAGGGGCCGGTCCGCGAGGAGTGGCTGAACCAGTATCCCGTCGGGCGATTCGGACGGCCCGAGGACGTGGCCGAGGCCGCGTTCTACCTCACGTCGGAGAAGGCGTCGTTCGTCACCGGCACGGAACTCGTCGTTGACGGCGGTCTCTCCGCCGGTCTCGACCAGCGGTTGGAGACGATGATGTACGACATCGACGAACCGCCGACGTGGAATTGCGACGATAACTGA
- a CDS encoding ABC transporter substrate-binding protein yields the protein MVNSNHGASDEPERASLTRRQWLALGGSATMAGLAGCGGSNPDDPDVTMSGTPDDASGSNGKNGTPVTTELHMRAPVSWQPSKANINPFTDTKNTEFWMDNMWWESLVWPNAKGEPMYFLADEINIKGSGCEVEIKLNDEYTWWDGTPVTAQDFRTAAVISDYKASYGPENTDDSWEVADKHTIKHHLAGPANPSLQKTASPYYTVPAKHDYFKSWLDKYEDAGGQSAVEKVTKELTSTTITLNDLTEKGLGCGLWKPKQLSPTNAVHEKYEDHPRADWTNLKTFNWHLISEKQKAIQALNAGQLDMGDKTINQAKSNGNVDVFNQFGTSSIVKLAMNWNNEHLARRPVRRAIAYLMDHDELVKVIKSTQGLNYKPRDTVTGMSASTGNQWTSKSFQNKLIDYGRTSKPEKAKQVLKDAGYTKDGDVWAGPDGSRVEGLTYLTPPWTIYETIGKYLSPKLKEFGFGNELIIPSSSGFWKRWTDTHDFDMVNWFSKTSHPASAYSTVSVAGLGKFDEVVNVTEPSGDCSVDRRTPDLSRSRSKKLNQPIRPKFPKNVGQTGNGGAKQTLYPVKWGNIMSQTQSTKEVKDLTKKLMWYTNWQVPHIGFYDETRVYWGNQNKFDFPTGDDTGHSEKAKNEHFTNAIEFLLKGHVSAKTK from the coding sequence ATGGTTAACAGCAACCACGGTGCTAGCGATGAGCCTGAGAGAGCTTCGCTGACGCGACGACAGTGGCTCGCGCTCGGCGGCAGCGCGACGATGGCCGGACTGGCCGGGTGCGGCGGCAGCAACCCTGACGACCCGGACGTAACGATGTCGGGGACTCCCGACGATGCGAGCGGTTCCAACGGGAAAAACGGGACGCCCGTCACGACCGAACTGCACATGCGCGCGCCGGTCAGTTGGCAACCCAGCAAGGCCAACATCAACCCCTTCACCGATACGAAGAACACCGAGTTCTGGATGGACAACATGTGGTGGGAGTCGTTGGTTTGGCCCAACGCCAAGGGGGAACCGATGTACTTCCTCGCGGACGAAATCAATATCAAGGGGAGCGGCTGTGAGGTCGAGATAAAACTCAACGACGAGTACACGTGGTGGGACGGAACGCCCGTCACCGCACAAGACTTCCGCACCGCCGCGGTCATCAGCGATTACAAGGCGAGCTACGGCCCGGAGAACACGGACGACAGTTGGGAGGTGGCCGATAAACACACGATCAAACATCATCTCGCCGGACCGGCCAATCCGTCGTTGCAGAAGACGGCATCCCCATACTACACCGTCCCCGCCAAGCACGATTATTTCAAATCGTGGCTCGATAAGTACGAAGACGCGGGCGGTCAGAGCGCCGTGGAAAAGGTGACGAAGGAGCTGACTTCGACGACCATCACGCTGAACGACCTCACCGAGAAGGGTCTCGGCTGTGGGTTGTGGAAGCCGAAACAGCTCTCCCCCACCAACGCCGTCCACGAGAAGTACGAGGACCACCCGCGCGCCGACTGGACGAACCTGAAGACGTTCAACTGGCATCTCATCTCGGAGAAACAGAAGGCGATTCAGGCGCTCAACGCGGGCCAACTCGACATGGGGGACAAGACGATAAATCAGGCCAAGTCCAACGGCAACGTCGACGTGTTCAACCAGTTCGGCACGTCCAGCATCGTGAAGTTGGCCATGAACTGGAACAACGAACACCTCGCTCGCCGTCCCGTTCGTCGGGCCATCGCGTACCTCATGGACCACGACGAACTCGTGAAAGTCATCAAGAGCACGCAGGGACTGAACTACAAACCCCGAGACACCGTAACCGGGATGTCCGCGAGCACCGGGAATCAGTGGACGAGCAAGAGTTTCCAGAACAAGCTCATCGACTACGGTCGCACGTCGAAGCCCGAGAAGGCGAAACAGGTCCTCAAGGACGCGGGCTACACGAAGGACGGCGACGTCTGGGCAGGACCGGACGGCAGTCGCGTCGAGGGACTCACCTATCTGACGCCGCCGTGGACCATCTACGAGACCATCGGGAAGTACCTGAGTCCCAAACTCAAGGAGTTCGGCTTTGGCAACGAACTCATCATCCCGTCGAGCAGCGGGTTCTGGAAGCGGTGGACCGACACCCACGACTTCGACATGGTCAACTGGTTCTCGAAGACGTCACACCCGGCGAGCGCGTATTCCACCGTCAGCGTGGCCGGACTCGGTAAGTTCGACGAAGTTGTGAACGTAACGGAACCGAGCGGCGATTGTAGCGTCGATCGCCGAACGCCCGATCTCTCCCGGTCACGGAGCAAGAAGCTGAACCAACCGATCCGGCCGAAGTTCCCGAAGAACGTCGGACAGACGGGCAACGGCGGCGCAAAACAGACGTTGTATCCCGTCAAGTGGGGCAACATCATGTCCCAAACCCAGTCCACGAAGGAGGTCAAAGACCTCACGAAGAAACTCATGTGGTACACCAACTGGCAGGTCCCGCACATCGGCTTCTACGACGAGACGAGGGTGTACTGGGGCAACCAGAACAAGTTCGACTTCCCGACCGGGGACGACACCGGCCACTCCGAGAAGGCGAAGAACGAACACTTCACGAACGCTATCGAATTCCTGCTGAAAGGGCACGTCAGCGCGAAAACGAAGTAA
- a CDS encoding ABC transporter permease — translation MLVFLLALTVTFALYRMLPFGPVEMVKNHLMQQMIEQGSSPSPQQMERINMMVQTYTGIDPSKPWYVAYYDYLRNIIVYQDFGRSIFKNRPVFDILFEAMPWSLFISIYGLALGTTVSLLLGAVMAYNEGGTFDTGMTIFSIANTTVPYYIVAILSLIVFSFSLGWLPSGGRMDPNTTAGLNLPFIVGVVKHAILPVFSSFIAGFGGALAFRGNCIREMGEGYIRVARLRGISQGRIAIRYVGRNALLPVYTSIMMGIAGIFGSSIILETIFNYPAMGLVTYNALLNRDYPLIMGSFIFFTSITLLGILIADLTYGVIDPRVKGGSEREAY, via the coding sequence GTGCTAGTGTTCCTGCTGGCGCTGACGGTGACGTTCGCCCTGTACCGAATGTTACCGTTCGGCCCCGTCGAGATGGTGAAAAACCATCTGATGCAACAGATGATAGAACAGGGAAGCAGTCCGTCGCCACAGCAGATGGAACGCATCAACATGATGGTACAGACGTACACCGGTATCGACCCGTCCAAACCGTGGTACGTTGCGTACTACGATTACCTCCGAAACATCATCGTCTATCAGGACTTCGGACGGTCGATTTTTAAGAATCGACCGGTCTTCGACATCCTGTTCGAGGCGATGCCGTGGTCGCTGTTCATCAGCATTTACGGCCTCGCGCTCGGGACGACGGTCAGCCTGCTGCTCGGCGCGGTCATGGCGTACAACGAAGGCGGTACGTTCGACACCGGGATGACGATATTCTCCATCGCCAATACGACCGTTCCGTACTACATCGTCGCCATCCTCTCGCTCATCGTCTTCTCGTTCTCCCTCGGCTGGTTGCCGAGCGGCGGACGGATGGACCCGAACACGACGGCCGGACTGAACCTCCCGTTCATCGTCGGCGTCGTCAAACACGCCATCCTCCCCGTGTTCTCCTCGTTCATCGCCGGATTCGGCGGTGCACTGGCGTTTCGGGGGAACTGCATCCGCGAGATGGGCGAAGGCTACATCCGCGTCGCGCGACTCCGCGGCATCAGTCAGGGCCGCATCGCCATCCGCTACGTCGGCCGCAACGCGCTGTTGCCCGTCTACACGAGCATTATGATGGGCATCGCGGGCATCTTCGGGAGCAGCATCATCCTCGAAACCATCTTCAACTACCCCGCGATGGGGCTCGTGACGTACAACGCGCTGTTGAACCGCGATTACCCGCTCATCATGGGGTCGTTCATCTTCTTCACCAGCATCACGCTGTTGGGAATCCTCATCGCCGACCTGACGTACGGCGTCATCGACCCCCGCGTCAAAGGAGGGAGCGAACGTGAAGCCTACTGA